The sequence TTTCAAGCGCCTCTACCTGCATGGTCGCGACGGTGTACTGAAGCATGCGCTGACGCCGGAAGCCTGGGTGGTGGACAACCTGCTCGCCATCGACGAGCACGGCGACCGCCTGTTCTTCGCCTCCGGCGGACCCGATCCGACGCAGAAGCAGGTGTACATGACGCCGCTGTCGCTGCCGGTGAAGGAAGTGGCGCAGTTGACGCACGAGGCCGGGATGCACAACGCCAGCTTCCCGAAGCAGGCGAACGTGTTCGTCGCCACCCACTCTGATCCGGCCACGCCGCCGCGCGTGCGCCTGTTCGACGCCGCCGGTGTGGAACTCGCGGTGCTGGAAGCCAACGAACTCAAGGAAGGCCACCCGTACTGGCCGTATGCGGCCGAGCACTCGCTGCCCGAGTTTGGCGAGATCACTGGTGCCGAAGGCCAGAAGCTGCTCTACCGCGTGTTCAAACCAGCCGGTTTCGACGCCGCGCACAAGTACCCGGTGGTCGTGCACATCTACGGTGGTCCGCACGGGCAGATGGTCACGCAGAGCTGGAGCGATCCATTCATCCAGGTGCTCACGCGCAAGGGCTTCGTCGTGTTCCAGCTCGACAACCGCGGCATGTATCGCCGCGGCAAGGCTTTCGAAGAGGCGCTGTTTCGGCACATGGGCTCGGTCGAAGTGGTCGATCAGCGCGAGGGCGTGAAGTGGCTGCGCGCGCAGCCGTGGGTGGCGGGCGACAAGATCGGCTTCTACGGTTGGAGCTACGGCGGCTACATGGCTTTGCAGGTGCTTGGCCAGGCCAGCGACGATTTCGCTGCAGTGGTCGCCGGTGCGCCGGTCACGGATTGGGCGCTGTACGACACGCACTACACCGAGCGCTACATGGACCACCCCAAGGACAACCCCGATGGCTACGCCCAAAGCAGCGTGTTCGCGCACGTTGATGGCATGCGCTCCGACCTGCTGTTGATCCACGGCATGGCCGACGACAACGTGCTGTTCACCAACAGCACCAAGCTGATGAGCGCGCTGCAGCAACGCGGCAAGGCCTTCGAGCTGATGACCTATCCCGGCGGCAAGCACGGCATCGCCGCACCGTGGATGAAGAAGCACGCCAACAACGCCGTCGTCGACTTCTTCGAGCGAAAGCTGAAGTAGGGGCGGCCCGCGACATCGCTCCGAATCACCCTCTCCCCCGCCCCTCTCCCATCGAGGGAGAGGGGAAGAGCGATACCGCAGCGGCCGTGCAGGTCCCGCCGGTCTCAGCGAACGAGCTTGGCCACTGACGCCAGCGGCAGGAACAGTTGCAGTGGCGACGATGCGAGTGGCAGGAAACCGTGGTGTCGATAGAACGCGACGGCCTGCTCGTCTTTCGCATCGACCACCATCGCGTAGGCGCCGATCTCAGACTGGGCAACCCGCACCAGCGCGTCGGCGAGCAGCGCGCCGCCGAGGCCGCCGCCCTGCGCATCGCGTGCGATCGCGAGTCGACCCAGGCGCACGACCGGCACCGTCGGATAGCGCGGCAGCTTGCCCGCAAGCCGGGGCGGCAAGTCGCCCAGAGCGACACTTGCGGACGCCAGCGTGTAGTAGCCAAGCACCGCATCCTCCCGGTCCACCGCTACGAAGCAGACGGTGACGCGGCGGCGTTCGTCCTGGGTGACCTGTTCGTGGAAGTAGCGATCCGGCGCGGTCACACCACACGTGAATTGCGTGCGGTCGTGGCCTGCATCGAGCCGACGGACGCGGAGCGAACCGGTATTCAAGTCGGGGACACGAGCTTGCGGCGTCGGGCGAAGGCGCGCTTCATCGCGGCGGTGGGCGCCGCGGGCGCGAGCAGGGCCTTGGCGAAGCGTTCCTGATCGGCGCAATGTACGGCCGATTGCCGTACAGGTACAGCGGTGCGATCAGGTCCAGCAGGGCAACCACGGGGGGTTGCCCCTACGAGAGATCGCCGCGCAGCAACACGTACTGAAACGACTGCGTCGTGCCGAACGGCGTCGGGTGTTGTTCGCGGGCGTCGGCGACAGGGCGGAAGTGCGGGGCGAATTCGGCGGCGAGCGCGGCGGCGTCGTAGCGGCAGACCGGCAGGCCGCTGCAGCGTTCGGGGCCGTCGAGGGCGAAGGTGGCGATCAGCAGGTGCCCGCCCGGACGCAGGCTGCGCGCGGCTTGCGCGACATAGGCGCGGCGCTGCGCGGGATCGGTCAGGAAATGGAACACGGCGCGGTCGTGCCAGAGCGCGTAGCACGCGGTGGGCAACGCCAGCGTGGTGATGTCGCCGGGCAGGAAGCGCACGGCGTGCTGCAGTTGCGGCGTCAGCGACGCGATCCGCGCGCGACTGTGATCGAGCGCCGCGTCCGCGAGGTCGTTCACCGTCACATCACGCAGACCGCGCGCGAGCAAGTCGTCGACCAGGGTCGATGTACCCGCGCCGACATCCAGGATGGGCGCGTCGGGTGCGAGCGCGATTGCGTCGATGAACTCGAGCGAACGGTCCAGATGCGGCCGAAACCAGCTGACCACGTCGCTGGCCTTGGTCGTGTACACCTGCTGCCAATGCGTGGCGTCGCCCATCCTCGTCCTCGCTGTCGTTGAAGCGCGAGGATAACGGCGCCTGCGCACTCGCTCACAGTGGCCCATTCACAGACTGATAGACTTGCCGCCCGCTCCGGAGGATGTCGATGCTCCCCGCCCTCGCCTTGGGCCTGCAGATGGGCCTGACCACCGCGACGCCGATGCCGGCGGCGCTGGTCTCGATCGGGCAGCATTCGCAATTCGAGCTCGACCGCTACACCCGCCAGATCGAGCAGGACGGCGGTTGGTGGCTGGAGATGGAGAACCGCCTGCTGGTCGTGGCGCCGCCGACGCGGCTGCCGGACTTGCTCGCCGGGCTGAAGGTCGAGCAGGACTTGGGTTGGTTGCGCCCGGACGATTTGGCGCTGCAGACGCGCGCCTGCGGCGTCGAGGAAGGCCCGCAGCTGCCGGCGATCGCCGACACCGGCCGCTTCGCCCTGGTGCGCACGCCCGCCACGTGGCTGCCGTACAAGTCTCCGGAAGTGTCCGAGTGGCGCCCGGTGGTGCCGAACCGCAGCATCACCAAGGACCTGAAAGCACGCGGTCTGATGGCGATGGCCAAGGGTGTGGCCGACCCGGAAATCCAGTTGCGCGTCGATGCGGTCGATCCCGATCGCTGGTTCGCGGCGCTGTCGAGTCTGGCCAGTTTCGATCGCTCCTCCTACGGCGCGCAACCCAACCCCGGCATCGACCAGGCCCGCGACTGGCTGATCGGCGAGTTCTCGGCGCTCGGCCTGCAGGTCACGACGCAGGACTTTCAGGTCGGCAGCACCAGCTTCCACGTCGACAACGTGATCGCGCGGCGCACCGGTTCGCTGTATCCCAACGAGTGGATCGTGGTCGGCGGTCACTACGACTCGCGCCAGGGGTCGATTTCGGTGCCGACGCAAACGCCGGGCGCCGAGGACAATGCTTCGGGTTGCGCCGGTGTGCTCGAAGCCGCGCGCGTGTTCACCCAGTTCCCGCCGCAGCGGACCATGATCTTCGTCTGCTTCGCCGGCGAGGAGCAGGGCCTGCACGGCGGCAGTGCCTACGCGCAGTCGCTGCAGACCAGCGGTGACCTGGCCAAGGTCGATCTGGCGGTGATCATGGACATGATCGGCTACTCCGGCGACAGCGATCTCGATGTGCTGCTGGAAAGCTCGGCGGCACTGTCGCCGGTATTCACCCCGTTCCTGAACATGGCCGCGACCTACACCCCGCAGTTGCGACTGGTGCAGGACACCAGCCCCTGCTGCTCCGACCACATGCCCTTCATCAGCCGCTCGGTGCCCGCGCTGCTGACCATCGAGAACGACTGGAATGCCTACGCGCATTACCACCAGACCACCGACCTGCCCGCCAACATCACCCGCGCGCTGGAAATGGGCGGCGGAATCTTGAAGATGAATATCGCGGTGCTGGCCGATGCCGCCGGTTTCGAGGCACCGATCCTGCGCGACGGATTCGAGTGAACCCGGCCACGGTACGGCACTGATGCTTTCGGCCCTGACCCTCGGCCTGCAGATGGGCCTGACCACGGCGCTGCCGATGCCGGCCGCCATCGTTGCGCTCGATGCCACGCCGCAGTTCGAGCTGGATGCCTACACGACGCAGATCGAAGCGCGTGGCGGCTGGTGGCTGGAGCTCGATGATCGACTGCTGGTGGCTGCTCCCGCGACGGTATTGCCCGAGTTGATCGCGGGCCGACGCGTGCTCGACGAGCTCGGCTGGATCCAGCCCGACGAGCTGGCGTTGCAGGCGCGTGGTTGCACCATCCATCCGAGCGCACCGCTG comes from Lysobacterales bacterium and encodes:
- a CDS encoding S9 family peptidase, with the protein product MVWPMTNLHAEELTVERIYDAPSLAGKTPMSLKVSPDGTRVTFLRGKETDQYQLDLWEYDIASKETRMLVDSKVLLPEDEQLSDAEKAKRERARTASLKGIIEYGFSPDGAKLLFPLNGELFLYDLKADETQQANRVRKLTHKELGFATDARVSPKGGFVSFVRNQNLWLIELKTDRSIQLTRDGGGLVSNGVAEFIAQEEMGRFEGYWWAPDDSMIAFARVDETPVPVQRRFEINAEDTSVVEQRYPAAGQPNAAIQLGVIRIADAAPAEVANTGAGSALLPAAAKIRWVDLGEDHDIYLARAEWFADSSALSFQVQSRNQRTLELRAWSARDQAISTLLSESSQTWVNLHDDLQFLDSGDFVWASERDGFKRLYLHGRDGVLKHALTPEAWVVDNLLAIDEHGDRLFFASGGPDPTQKQVYMTPLSLPVKEVAQLTHEAGMHNASFPKQANVFVATHSDPATPPRVRLFDAAGVELAVLEANELKEGHPYWPYAAEHSLPEFGEITGAEGQKLLYRVFKPAGFDAAHKYPVVVHIYGGPHGQMVTQSWSDPFIQVLTRKGFVVFQLDNRGMYRRGKAFEEALFRHMGSVEVVDQREGVKWLRAQPWVAGDKIGFYGWSYGGYMALQVLGQASDDFAAVVAGAPVTDWALYDTHYTERYMDHPKDNPDGYAQSSVFAHVDGMRSDLLLIHGMADDNVLFTNSTKLMSALQQRGKAFELMTYPGGKHGIAAPWMKKHANNAVVDFFERKLK
- a CDS encoding GNAT family N-acetyltransferase; the protein is MNTGSLRVRRLDAGHDRTQFTCGVTAPDRYFHEQVTQDERRRVTVCFVAVDREDAVLGYYTLASASVALGDLPPRLAGKLPRYPTVPVVRLGRLAIARDAQGGGLGGALLADALVRVAQSEIGAYAMVVDAKDEQAVAFYRHHGFLPLASSPLQLFLPLASVAKLVR
- a CDS encoding Zn-dependent exopeptidase M28, whose amino-acid sequence is MLPALALGLQMGLTTATPMPAALVSIGQHSQFELDRYTRQIEQDGGWWLEMENRLLVVAPPTRLPDLLAGLKVEQDLGWLRPDDLALQTRACGVEEGPQLPAIADTGRFALVRTPATWLPYKSPEVSEWRPVVPNRSITKDLKARGLMAMAKGVADPEIQLRVDAVDPDRWFAALSSLASFDRSSYGAQPNPGIDQARDWLIGEFSALGLQVTTQDFQVGSTSFHVDNVIARRTGSLYPNEWIVVGGHYDSRQGSISVPTQTPGAEDNASGCAGVLEAARVFTQFPPQRTMIFVCFAGEEQGLHGGSAYAQSLQTSGDLAKVDLAVIMDMIGYSGDSDLDVLLESSAALSPVFTPFLNMAATYTPQLRLVQDTSPCCSDHMPFISRSVPALLTIENDWNAYAHYHQTTDLPANITRALEMGGGILKMNIAVLADAAGFEAPILRDGFE
- a CDS encoding class I SAM-dependent methyltransferase is translated as MGDATHWQQVYTTKASDVVSWFRPHLDRSLEFIDAIALAPDAPILDVGAGTSTLVDDLLARGLRDVTVNDLADAALDHSRARIASLTPQLQHAVRFLPGDITTLALPTACYALWHDRAVFHFLTDPAQRRAYVAQAARSLRPGGHLLIATFALDGPERCSGLPVCRYDAAALAAEFAPHFRPVADAREQHPTPFGTTQSFQYVLLRGDLS